One segment of Osmerus mordax isolate fOsmMor3 chromosome 28, fOsmMor3.pri, whole genome shotgun sequence DNA contains the following:
- the LOC136937865 gene encoding LOW QUALITY PROTEIN: RNA-binding protein MEX3B (The sequence of the model RefSeq protein was modified relative to this genomic sequence to represent the inferred CDS: deleted 1 base in 1 codon), with protein sequence MPSSTTLLETEESELPPLVVHGFTGIGLDDPGTHSHTEQTDTLSHQRSVSHFSLLGTVLDLQPIPRHQTAPTGEEDEERTDEGVLEENGTNTLLAQAQVSGLGSVMTAGMETPETVLLYNDELSDDSLQPATGMMILKTVYGEPGYEVDPPLLIRRKSVNTTECVGVPSSEHVAEIVGRQGCKIKALRAKTNTYIKTPVRGEQPVFVVTGRKEDVAMAKREILSAAEHFSLIRASRNKAGPLTTAGPGVPGVPSLPGQTTIQVRVPYRVVGLVVGPKGATIKRIQQQTHTYIVTPSRDKEPVFEVSGMPENVDRAREEIEAHIALRTGNSVEVPGADDNDFHYNGTDVSFEAAVAGGCGGAWLQANAAAQRASAGGGGVRMSATYRNDSSSSLGSGSTDSFYGGGGANRMADFSPTSPFNSNSNNNNNSSSGGGASFWFGETLLPLGPADDMAALGAAGFDSLNAPAPQAQVVWSPFEQAPSPFEGRKPLAPPLPQASAPLRGDSHPGTPRLSPTFPDALEHPLAQRVQSAAPRAAPSAPPPPSMSDLHNFPSYGPAFSSSSDSGASSSPPDSSSSSSSSTHRGRQECLRCLESELIAALVPCGHNLFCIECATRICQSPDALCPICQAHVTQAIRLRSL encoded by the exons ATGCCAAGTAGCACGACTTTGTTGGAGACAGAGGAGTCGGAGCTCCCGCCACTGGTTGTGCACGGATTCACCGGCATAGGCCTCGATGATCCAGGTACGCACAGTCACACTGAACAGACCGACACCCTCTCCCATCAACGGTCTGTCTCGCATTTCAGCCTCCTTGGTACGGTGCTGGACCTCCAGCCGATACCGCGCCATCAAACGGCACcgacgggggaggaggacgaggagaggaccGATGAAGGTGTTCTGGAAGAAAACGGTACCAACACGCTTCTCGCGCAGGCCCAAGTCTCGGGACTGGGCTCGGTTATGACAGCGGGGATGGAGACGCCCGAAACAGTGCTGTTATACAACGATGAACTCAGCGATGACTCGCTGCAACCGGCTACCGGGATGATGATTTTAAAGACGGTATACGGAGAGCCCGGGTATGAAGTCGATCCGCCCTTGCTCATTCGGAGAAAGAGTGTTAATACAACGGAGTGTGTCGGTGTGCCCAGTTCGGAACATGTTGCAGAGATTGTTGGCAGACAGG GCTGCAAGATCAAGGCCTTACGCGCCAAGACCAACACCTACATTAAGACCCCTGTCCGCGGCGAGCAGCCTGTGTTTGTGGTGACGGGCAGGAAGGAGGACGTTGCCATGGCGAAGCGAGAGATCCTCTCGGCAGCCGAACACTTCTCCCTCATCCGGGCTTCCAGGAACAAGGCGGGGCCACTGACCACGGCCGGGCCCGGGGTCCCAGGGGTGCCCAGCCTCCCTGGACAGACCACCATCCAGGTGCGGGTTCCCTACCGGGTGGTTGGCCTGGTGGTCGGGCCGAAAG GGGCGACGATCAAACGTATCCAGCAGCAGACTCACACCTACATCGTGACGCCCAGCCGAGACAAAGAGCCCGTGTTCGAGGTGTCGGGAATGCCCGAGAACGTGGACCGCGCCCGGGAGGAGATCGAGGCGCACATCGCCCTCCGCACGGGGAACTCCGTGGAGGTGCCCGGCGCCGACGACAACGACTTCCACTACAACGGCACCGACGTCAGCTTCGAGGCGGCGGTTGCCGGGGGCTGCGGCGGGGCGTGGCTACAGGCGAACGCGGCAGCCCAGCGAGCGAGCGCGGGGGGCGGCGGCGTGCGCATGAGCGCCACGTACCGGAACGACAGCTCCAGCTCTCTGGGGAGCGGCTCCACAGACTCGTTCTACGGAGGGGGCGGGGCGAACCGCATGGCTGACTTCAGCCCCACAAGCCCcttcaacagcaacagcaacaacaacaacaacagcagctccgGGGGCGGAGCTAGCTTCTGGTTCGGGGAGACCCTGCTCCCCCTGGGCCCGGCCGACGACATGGCAGCGCTAGGGGCCGCCGGATTCGACTCCCTGAACGCGCCCGCCCCTCAAGCCCAGGTGGTGTGGAGCCCGTTCGAGCAGGCCCCCTCCCCATTCGAGGGCCGCAAGCCCctggctccccccctcccccaggcctctgcccccctccggGGGGACAGCCACCCCGGGaccccccgcctctcccccaccttcccCGATGCCCTGGAGCACCCCCTGGCCCAGCGCGTCCAGAGCGCCGCCCCGAGAGCCGCCCCgagcgcc cctccccccccctccatgtctGACCTCCACAACTTCCCCTCCTACGGCcccgccttctcctcctccagcgacAGCggagcctcctcctccccccccgactcctcctcctcctcctcttcctccacccacaGGGGCCGTCAGGAGTGCCTGCGCTGCCTGGAGAGCGAGCTCATCGCCGCCCTCGTGCCGTGCGGACACAACCTCTTCTGCATCGAGTGCGCCACCCGTATCTGCCAGAGCCCCGATGCCCTCTGCCCCATATGCCAGGCCCACGTCACCCAGGCCATCAGGCTGCGCAGCCTGTGA